In Arthrobacter ramosus, one DNA window encodes the following:
- a CDS encoding HAD hydrolase-like protein gives MVPVIFDLDGTLVDPAGGITGGIAAALGEMGLRVPEQAVLDSMVGPKLSDSLEHIAGVPAGKVDEVIGLYRSYYRSVGIGQSRLYPGIRELLQFFAESRRPVAVATQKPQGLAHIVLEHHGIAGFFASICGAPDDESMAANTAPGKVAIVGAALATLRSQPAVMVGDRHQDVAGAMANGLDCIGVSWGFAPDGELQEAGAVAVVDNAAQLLKKIEELDAVRAAALSEVQNDGSL, from the coding sequence ATGGTGCCCGTAATCTTTGATCTGGACGGCACCCTTGTCGATCCTGCAGGTGGCATAACAGGCGGCATCGCCGCGGCCCTGGGCGAAATGGGCCTCCGTGTCCCGGAACAAGCCGTGCTGGACTCCATGGTTGGACCCAAGCTCAGCGATTCCCTGGAACACATTGCCGGGGTTCCCGCGGGAAAAGTCGACGAAGTCATTGGGCTTTACCGCAGCTACTACCGTTCCGTGGGAATCGGTCAAAGCCGCCTCTATCCTGGTATCCGTGAGCTCCTGCAGTTCTTCGCGGAGTCGCGGCGGCCGGTTGCCGTGGCCACCCAGAAACCTCAAGGCTTGGCGCACATCGTGTTGGAGCACCACGGCATTGCCGGTTTCTTTGCATCCATCTGCGGTGCCCCGGACGACGAGTCAATGGCCGCCAATACAGCTCCGGGCAAGGTGGCGATCGTTGGTGCTGCGCTGGCCACGTTGCGTTCCCAGCCCGCGGTGATGGTCGGGGACCGCCACCAGGATGTTGCCGGTGCCATGGCCAACGGACTCGACTGCATCGGGGTCAGTTGGGGATTTGCGCCCGACGGCGAACTTCAGGAGGCAGGCGCCGTCGCTGTCGTGGACAACGCGGCGCAGCTGTTGAAGAAGATCGAAGAACTTGACGCTGTCCGCGCGGCGGCCCTGAGCGAGGTGCAGAACGATGGAAGCCTTTGA
- a CDS encoding lysophospholipid acyltransferase family protein — translation MEAFDVIRWTTRGLISSTCRPTVIGLENVPKEGPFIVAPNHLSFLDSVIVQALMPRPVGFFAKAEYFTTKGFKGLAMKAFFQAVGSIPVERGEQAASVQALKTLLDILENGRGIGIYPEGTRSRDGLLYRGRTGVGWLALTTGAPVVPVGLIGTDKLQPVDRNTVRPQHFTMKVGEPLYFEKTGPDHSLPARREVTDKIMDAIAVLSGQERSTSYNQSKSAE, via the coding sequence ATGGAAGCCTTTGATGTCATCCGCTGGACCACGCGCGGACTGATTTCCAGCACCTGCCGGCCCACGGTCATCGGGCTGGAAAACGTGCCCAAGGAAGGGCCCTTCATTGTGGCCCCGAACCATTTGTCTTTCCTGGACAGCGTGATTGTCCAGGCCTTGATGCCGCGCCCGGTGGGCTTCTTTGCCAAGGCCGAGTACTTCACGACCAAAGGCTTCAAAGGCCTCGCGATGAAGGCGTTCTTCCAGGCAGTTGGATCCATTCCGGTGGAACGCGGAGAGCAGGCAGCCAGCGTGCAGGCCCTCAAGACCCTCCTGGACATCCTGGAGAACGGACGCGGCATCGGTATCTATCCGGAGGGGACCCGCTCCCGCGACGGCTTGCTCTACCGCGGGCGTACCGGGGTCGGCTGGCTTGCCCTGACCACGGGGGCGCCCGTGGTGCCGGTTGGCCTCATCGGCACGGACAAGCTGCAGCCTGTGGACCGCAACACCGTTCGTCCACAGCATTTCACCATGAAGGTCGGCGAGCCGCTGTACTTCGAGAAGACCGGTCCGGACCATTCCCTGCCTGCCAGGCGCGAAGTCACTGACAAGATCATGGATGCCATTGCGGTATTGAGCGGCCAGGAACGCTCCACCAGCTACAACCAGAGCAAGTCCGCGGAGTAG
- the uvrC gene encoding excinuclease ABC subunit UvrC: MADPASYRPQTGEIPTTPGVYRFRDPHGRVIYVGKAKNLRSRLNSYFANPAGLLPKTHAMVHAASSVEWTMVGSELESLQLEYTWIKEFKPRFNVVFRDDKTYPYLAVSMGEKLPRVQVMRGERRKGTRYFGPYTAGAIRETMDTLLRVFPVRSCSPGVLKRAQASGRPCLLGYIDKCSAPCVGRVTAEEHRAIAEDFCSFMGGEAKRFITRLEKDMGAAVAELDYERAARLRDDIIALRKVFERNAVVLSEDTDADVFALHDDDLEASVQVFHVRGGRVRGQRGWVVEKVEDATTPELIEHLLQQVYGEDSDNQGRIPREVLVPEVPSNHHELLEWLGGLRGAKVDIRVPQRGDKAALMSTVRENAEQALKLHKVRRAGDITVRSLALQELQEALDLPVPLLRIECYDISHVQGTNVVASMVVVEDGLPKKADYRKFSITGAAASDDTAAMHDVLTRRFRHYLQDKSAQLPKSGEVPNPGAGEASSSDDAALTGAKARFAYPPNLVVVDGGQPQVNAAARALAELGIDDVYVVGLAKRLEEVWLPDSDFPVILPRTSQGLYLLQRIRDEAHRFAITFHRQKRGKAMTVSALDGVPGLGEAKRKALVAHFGSLKKIKAATALELTAAKGIGPALAEAVVSHLAAAGASGEAAPAVNMTTGEILEI; this comes from the coding sequence GTGGCAGATCCAGCGAGTTATCGACCCCAGACGGGAGAAATCCCCACCACCCCCGGCGTCTATCGGTTCCGGGATCCGCACGGCCGTGTCATCTACGTGGGCAAGGCGAAGAACCTCCGCTCCCGGCTGAACTCATACTTCGCCAACCCTGCGGGTTTGCTGCCGAAGACGCATGCGATGGTGCACGCGGCCAGCAGTGTCGAATGGACGATGGTGGGCAGCGAGCTTGAGTCGCTTCAGCTCGAATACACCTGGATCAAGGAATTCAAGCCCCGCTTCAACGTCGTCTTCCGCGATGACAAGACCTATCCGTACCTTGCCGTGAGCATGGGGGAGAAGCTCCCGCGGGTCCAGGTCATGCGCGGGGAGCGCCGCAAAGGCACTCGCTACTTCGGGCCGTACACAGCCGGGGCCATCCGCGAAACCATGGACACCCTGCTGCGGGTCTTTCCGGTCCGCAGCTGCAGTCCCGGCGTGCTGAAGCGCGCCCAGGCCAGTGGTCGGCCTTGCTTGCTCGGCTACATCGACAAATGCTCGGCCCCGTGTGTCGGCCGTGTCACCGCCGAGGAGCACCGGGCCATTGCTGAAGACTTCTGCTCGTTCATGGGTGGCGAAGCGAAACGCTTCATCACCCGCCTCGAAAAGGACATGGGCGCCGCCGTCGCCGAGCTGGACTACGAACGGGCAGCGCGGCTCCGGGATGACATCATCGCCCTCCGCAAAGTGTTCGAGCGCAACGCGGTCGTGCTTTCCGAAGACACCGACGCGGATGTCTTCGCCCTGCACGACGACGACCTCGAGGCTTCCGTGCAGGTATTCCACGTCAGGGGTGGCCGGGTGCGCGGCCAGCGGGGCTGGGTCGTGGAAAAAGTCGAAGACGCCACCACTCCGGAGCTCATCGAGCACCTGCTGCAGCAGGTCTACGGAGAGGACAGTGACAACCAAGGCCGTATTCCGCGCGAAGTCCTCGTGCCGGAGGTTCCCAGCAACCATCACGAACTGCTTGAATGGCTCGGCGGCCTCCGGGGCGCCAAGGTGGATATCCGGGTGCCGCAGCGTGGTGACAAGGCTGCCCTCATGTCCACCGTCCGCGAAAACGCCGAACAGGCGCTGAAGCTCCACAAAGTCCGGCGGGCGGGCGATATCACCGTGCGCTCCCTGGCGCTCCAGGAGCTTCAGGAAGCGCTCGATCTTCCCGTTCCGCTGCTCCGGATCGAGTGCTACGACATTTCCCATGTGCAGGGCACCAACGTCGTTGCGTCCATGGTGGTGGTGGAGGATGGCCTCCCCAAGAAGGCCGACTACAGGAAGTTCTCCATCACGGGTGCGGCGGCAAGCGACGACACCGCTGCGATGCACGACGTCCTGACCAGGCGCTTCAGGCACTACCTGCAGGATAAATCCGCCCAGCTTCCCAAGAGCGGAGAAGTTCCGAACCCCGGCGCCGGGGAGGCGTCGTCGTCGGATGATGCTGCCCTCACGGGGGCCAAGGCGAGATTCGCCTATCCGCCCAACCTCGTCGTCGTCGACGGCGGGCAGCCCCAGGTGAATGCGGCCGCGAGGGCACTCGCGGAACTGGGGATCGACGACGTCTACGTCGTGGGCCTGGCCAAGCGCCTCGAAGAAGTCTGGTTGCCGGACAGCGACTTCCCGGTGATTCTGCCCCGCACCTCCCAGGGGCTCTACTTGCTCCAGCGCATCCGCGACGAAGCCCACCGTTTCGCCATCACCTTCCACCGGCAGAAGCGTGGAAAGGCGATGACGGTGTCCGCACTCGACGGCGTTCCGGGCCTCGGCGAAGCCAAACGGAAGGCGCTCGTGGCGCATTTCGGCTCCCTCAAGAAGATCAAGGCCGCAACGGCCCTTGAGCTCACGGCCGCGAAGGGGATCGGCCCGGCATTGGCGGAAGCCGTCGTCAGCCATCTGGCGGCGGCCGGCGCCTCCGGAGAGGCCGCTCCTGCCGTGAACATGACCACCGGCGAAATCCTTGAAATTTAG